In Mycobacterium sp. 050128, one genomic interval encodes:
- a CDS encoding fatty acid desaturase family protein: MAITDIPAFAHLTEADIESLGVELDAIRLDIEDSLGERDARYIRRTIGAQRALDVAGRLLLAGASKRSVWWAGTVTLGVAKIIENMEIGHNVMHGQWNWMNDPEVHSSTWEWDMSAVSKHWRSTHNFQHHKYTNIVGMDDDVGYAILRVTRDQPWEPYNVGNLLFNAVLAVGFEWGIGFQPIELGKLLKAGAERDITLEQVREFSIKAVRQLVKDYVAFPALTSLSPAATYKSVFRANVLANVIRNIWADAVIFCGHFPDGAEKFSKIDMISETMGQWYLRQMLGSANFEAGPVLRLLSGNLCYQIEHHLYPDLPSNRLHEISVRVRHVCEKYDLPYTTGSFLMQYGKTWRTIAKLSLPDRYLRDTADDAPETRSERMFAELGPGFGGTDPATGRRRGLNTAIAAVRQWRRCPTRC, translated from the coding sequence ATGGCGATTACTGACATTCCGGCCTTCGCCCATTTGACTGAGGCTGACATCGAGAGTCTGGGTGTTGAGCTGGATGCGATTCGGCTGGATATTGAGGATTCGCTGGGTGAGCGTGATGCGCGCTATATCCGTCGCACCATTGGTGCGCAACGTGCCCTCGATGTCGCCGGTCGGTTGCTGCTGGCCGGTGCCTCCAAACGTTCGGTGTGGTGGGCGGGAACCGTGACCTTGGGTGTGGCGAAGATCATCGAGAATATGGAGATCGGCCACAACGTGATGCACGGTCAGTGGAACTGGATGAATGATCCCGAGGTCCATTCCTCGACATGGGAGTGGGACATGAGTGCGGTGTCTAAGCATTGGCGATCGACCCACAACTTTCAGCATCACAAGTACACCAACATCGTCGGGATGGATGACGACGTGGGCTACGCGATCCTGCGTGTTACTCGTGATCAACCGTGGGAGCCGTATAACGTCGGCAACCTGCTGTTCAACGCCGTCCTTGCGGTCGGCTTTGAGTGGGGAATTGGTTTTCAGCCCATCGAGCTCGGCAAGCTCTTGAAGGCTGGTGCGGAGCGCGACATCACGTTGGAACAGGTGCGTGAGTTCTCGATCAAGGCCGTCAGACAGTTGGTCAAGGATTACGTCGCGTTCCCGGCGCTGACGTCGCTGTCGCCGGCGGCGACCTATAAGTCGGTGTTCAGGGCCAACGTGCTGGCTAATGTGATCCGCAACATCTGGGCCGACGCGGTGATCTTTTGTGGTCACTTTCCTGATGGCGCAGAGAAATTCAGCAAGATCGACATGATCAGCGAAACGATGGGGCAGTGGTATCTGCGCCAGATGCTGGGCAGTGCCAACTTTGAGGCCGGGCCGGTGTTGCGGCTCCTGAGCGGCAACCTCTGCTATCAGATCGAACATCACCTTTACCCTGATCTGCCCAGTAACCGTTTGCACGAGATCTCGGTGCGGGTCAGGCACGTCTGCGAGAAGTACGACTTGCCCTACACCACAGGCTCTTTCCTGATGCAGTACGGCAAGACGTGGCGCACCATCGCCAAACTGTCACTGCCGGACCGCTACTTGCGCGATACCGCCGACGATGCTCCGGAGACCCGCAGCGAGCGGATGTTCGCCGAACTGGGGCCCGGTTTCGGGGGGACCGATCCAGCAACAGGACGCCGCCGCGGGCTCAACACGGCGATCGCAGCGGTCCGCCAGTGGCGTCGGTGCCCTACGCGGTGCTGA
- a CDS encoding DUF6131 family protein, translated as MITLGIVLIVLGLLLPALVPTFAYAHICLVIGVILLVVGVILAVAGRTGHAVGGRRHYY; from the coding sequence ATGATCACTCTCGGAATCGTCCTTATCGTCCTCGGGCTGCTCCTCCCTGCCCTCGTCCCCACCTTCGCCTACGCCCATATTTGCTTGGTCATCGGGGTCATCCTCCTGGTGGTCGGCGTGATACTCGCGGTGGCGGGACGGACGGGACACGCTGTCGGCGGCCGCCGCCACTACTACTAA